A DNA window from Danio aesculapii chromosome 1, fDanAes4.1, whole genome shotgun sequence contains the following coding sequences:
- the LOC130222236 gene encoding glutamic acid-rich protein-like, translating to MASGDIAKDLDDISIARNCCSDCDDEDHDDEEDEDNCEVSEEDKDDDEDQDDEDYDDDDEDEDEEDVDDEDYDDDDDEDEDEEEYDDDEDYDDEDEKDQYDEYEDDEYEDDEHGSDHDVLNVESNHDVNFAPKCKEEEIITEQELKQRKKARRRQMAKKVAVGAGVTAVAVATVGLAVVTGGVSILAKAAVIGGIGAIRKIRKNSKKKQEKIAKSETM from the exons ATGGCATCAG GTGATATTGCAAAAGACCTGGACGACATCTCTATTGCCAGAAATTGTTGTTCAG attgTGATGATGAAGATCACGATGACGAAGAAGATGAAGACAATTGCGAGGTCTCTG AAGAGGAtaaggatgatgatgaagatcaggatgatgaagattatgatgatgatgatgaagatgaggatgaagaAGATGTGGATGATgaagattatgatgatgatgatgatgaagatgaggatgaagaagaatatgatgatgatgaagattatgatgatgaagatgagaaGGATCAATATGATGAATATGAGGATGATGAATATGAGGATGATGAACATGGTAGTGATCATGATGTGTTGAATGTTGAAAGCAATCATGATGTGAACTTTG CACCCAAATGTAAAGAAGAGGAGATTATCACTGAGCAGGAGCTGAAACAAAGAAAGAAGGCAAGACGTAGGCAGATGGCGAAGAAGGTGGCGGTGGGAGCTGGTGTGACTGCAGTGGCGGTGGCTACTGTGGGTTTAGCGGTGGTTACAGGAGGAGTGTCCATACTCGCCAAAGCTGCAGTTATTGGAGGTATAGGTGCAATTCGCAAAATCAGAAAGAACAGTAAAAAAAAGCAGGAAAAAATAGCTAAATCAGAAACAATGTAG